The following coding sequences are from one Kwoniella bestiolae CBS 10118 chromosome 2, complete sequence window:
- a CDS encoding haloacid dehalogenase, type II: MSLAPYKVLLFDCYGDWETGMLENLQPLLSQPSAPNREKLFEVLGPIENRIQAETPKMLYSELLAKVYAETAEKLSLKSDDAQAKAFGNSIPSWPAFPDSAEALKKLSDAGMKLVILSNVDNKSFDGSKQKLEKGFTFDAIYTAEKIGSYKPSLRNFDYAIENIKKDFNLEKEDILIVANSKFHDIQPGHKKDLKSAWIDRERAFMGVSAYKDIIPDYQFGSMMEFADAIVKDKS, translated from the exons ATGTCGCTCGCCCCCTACAA AGTCTTGTTGTTCGACTGCTATGGT GATTGGGAGACAGGGATGTTAGAGAACCTCCAGCCCCTTCTCTCTCAGCCCTCTGCCCCTAACAGAGAAAAGCTGTTTGAGGTGCTGGGCCCCATTGAGAATAGGATCCAAGCTGAAACTCCTAAGATGCTATACTCCGagct ACTCGCCAAAGTATACGCCGAGACTGCTGAGAAGCTGTCTCTCAAATCCGATGATG CACAAGCCAAGGCATTCGGGAATTCCATTCCTTCATGGCCCGCTTTCCCAGATTCAGCAGAGGCGTTGAAGAAGCTTTCAGATGCGGGAATGAAGTTGGTCATCCTGTCGAATGTGGATAACAAGAGTTTCGATGG TTCAAAACAGAAATTGGAGAAGGGATTCACGTTCGACGCCATCTACACTGCcgagaaga TCGGATCATACAAACCCTCCTTGAGAAACTTCGACTACGCCATCGAGAACATCAAGAAAGACTTCAActtggagaaagaggatatcTTGATCGTTGCCAATTCAAAGTTCCATGATATTCAACC CGGCCACAAGAAAGacctcaaatcagcttggatcGACCGAGAGAGAGCCTTCATGGGTGTCTCGGCTTATAAGGATATTATTCCGGATTATCAATTTGGGAGTATGATGGAATTCGCAGATGCCATCGTAAAAGACAAGTCATAA
- a CDS encoding pyridoxal biosynthesis protein, with protein sequence MSSEPTIVPSSAPATATAPNGGTSTPLLGSRGGPAGSGGAGGSFGVKSGLAQMLKGGVIMDVMNVEQAKIAEEAGACAVMALERIPANIRRDGGVARMSDPGMIKEIMEAVSIPVMAKVRIGHFVEAQILQSVGVDYIDESEVLTMADDQHHIGKHAFKVPFVCGCKNLGEALRRISEGAAMIRTKGEAGTGDVVEAVKHQRAVTADIRKAAAMSDEELYAFAKELSAPYHLLKETARLKRLPVVSFAAGGVATPADAAMMMQLGCDGVFVGSGIFLSGDPAKRARAIVQAVTHYNNPAVLAEVSTDLGDAMVGISTSTEGENIKGGRMAGRGN encoded by the exons ATGTCATCAGAACCTACCATCGTACCTTCCTCTGCGCCTGCGACTGCGACTGCGCCCAATGGGGGGACTTCCACCCCTCTGTTGGGTAGTAGAGGTGGACCTGCGGGGAGTGGTGGGGCTGGGGGTAGTTTCGGGGTGAAATCGGGTTTGGCTCAGATGTTGaagggagg TGTCATCATGGATGTGATGAATGTCGAACAGGCCAAGATCGCCGAAGAAGCTGGTGCATGTGCAGTCATGGCTTTGG AGAGAATCCCAGCCAACATCAGGCGAGATGGAGGTGTCGCCCGAATG TCCGACCCAGGAATGATCAAGGAAATTATGGAAGCCGTTTCCATCCCCGTCATGGCCAAAGTGAGAATCGGGCACTTCGTTGAAGCTCAGATCTTACAGTCTGTGGGTGTGGATTACATCGAT GAATCCGAAGTTCTCACCATGGCAGACGACCAACATCACATTGGCAAACACGCTTTCAAAGTACCTTTCGTATGTGGTTGTAAGAACTTGGGTGAAGCTTTGAGAAGGATCTCCGAGGGTGCTGC CATGATCCGAACCAAAGGTGAAGCCGGTACCGGTGACGTCGTAGAAGCTGTCAAGCACCAACGTGCAGTCACGGCGGATATCAGGAAAGCAGCTGCCATGTCAGATGAGGAGTTGTACGCTTTCGCTAAGGAATTGTCGGCTCCCTATCACCTGTTGAAGGAGACTGCTAGGTTGAAGAGGCTGCCAGTTGTTTC CTTCGCCGCCGGTGGTGTAGCTACACCCGCTGATGCTGCCATGATGATGCAACTTGGAtgtgatggag TCTTCGTCGGTTCTGGTATCT TCTTGTCCGGTGATCCCGCCAAGAGAGCCAGAGCGATCGTCCAAGCGGTCACGCACTACAACAACCCTGCAGTCTTGGCTGAAGTGTCTACCGATCTAGGTGACGCCATGGTCGGTATCAGCAC CTCGACTGAAGGTGAAAACATCAAAGGTGGACGAATGGCTGGTCGAGGCAACTAA